GTGAGGATGATCTCGTTGGGATAAAGGTTGCCCGTGAGGATGAGGCAGGGACAGTCGCCTTCCAGGGCCACGAGCTGCACGTCGGAGCGGTCGCCGCCGACGATGATCGCCGAATTGCGGTGCTTCTTGAAGTGGGTCAGGAAGTTTTCGACCTGCATGGTGCCGATGAGGAAATTTTCGACCACGCGGTCGGCCTTGGCGTGGGCCGAGATGACCTTGCCGCCCAGGCGGTGGGCCAGGTCGACGACCTTGATGGCCCCAAGCAGCGGGTCGCGCGGGATGACGCCCAGGACCTTGACCCCGATGCGCTCCAAGAACGGCACGAGCAGTGTCTTCAACTCGTCCATGTAGGTCTTGGGCACGTCGTTCAGCACCACGCCGAGCAGTTGGTCGCCCAGCCGTTCGCGCATCACGGCCAGATAGTCGTACTTCAGCTCCTTTTCGAAGCGGTCGATGACGATGGCCTGAATACCGAGGTCCTTGACCACGGAGACGCCGTCCACGTTGCAGTACTTGCCCGAATACATGCTGCCCGAGCCGGCCACCAGGGTCACGTCCTTGCCTTTGGAAAGCGTCTCGTAGGAGTGGCGGATGGAGGACATGAGATCCTGGCACTGGCCGCTGAAAGCCTTGGCCTTGAACTCCTCGGTGACGAGCACGGGAGTGACCAGCGCCGGGTCCTGGTCGAGACCGAGCACTTCCTGCATGAAGAACGCGTCCTCGTCGCCCCAGGCCCCGTTACGCTCCACGGGCATGGCGCCCACGGGCTTGAGGTAGCCGACCTTGCGGTTGTTCTTCTGCAGCCACAGCCCTATGCCCAGGGCGATCATGTTCTTGCCGGAATATCCGGCGGTCGCGCCCACATACAGCCCAGCCATAGTTTCCTCCGAGTGCCGTTCTCGCCGCGGGGTTCCCGTCGCCTGAATCCTCGCGCCCGTGTTCTACGTTTTTTTTTCGGTCCTGTCTTCCCCCCGGACGGCCCGAGAACCGCAAAGCACGACGCGACAGGGGGCAAGAAGCGCCCCTTTGGCCCGAGACCAGCCCTCGGAACTGCTTTTTCCGTCTTCGAGACCGCCCTCCACAGTCGTGTTGTGGTGTTGAGCACCCGCAGGCAGCGAAGACAGCAACAGGACCACACCTTATTTGGGCTACCAACCAATCCAACGGATGGGGACGCTCTCAGCGCGACACTTCGCGAGCGAAAAGATAAAACATATTAGTTCAACGATTCAGCGGCAATAGCACCCTCCTCTTTCTATTGAATGCCAACGCGTTTGCTGATAAAAAGCCAACGTGCAAATGTTGAAGCAGCGATCTTGTTTCATCGAAAGCGTCTTTTGAGGAGCGTGCTGTGCCCAATGACTGGACTTCACTGTTTACTCCTGTGAACAACGTTTTTTTTATCTTAATTTTAGTCTGTCTTGGGGGCGGACTCTTACATGGAGGAAAGTCTAGGGGACGTCTCGTGTCATCGCTCCCCAGCATTGCCATATCAATTGGCATCCTTGGAACATTTTATGGAATATCGATAGGACTTATGAAGTTCGATGAGAGCGACATATCAAATAGCATTCCCCAACTTATTGGAGGTATGAAGACCGCATTTGCAACATCGCTACTCGGCATGTTTGCCTCGATATCCCTAAAGGCATATTACTCAAGGCAGGATGATAAAAACATTGGTGGCTCTGAAAACCCAATTGACTGCCTTAGGAACATTGAAAAAGCAATTGTTTCGTGCTTTAAATCTGAAGAAGAATACTCTCTTGTCTCTCAAGTAAAACTAATTCGGCAAGAGCTTATAGACAGTCGCCGGGAGACGAAAGCTGCCTTCCAGGACTTTGCAGATCATTTTTCTAAAATGGCATCTGAATCTCTTGTTAAAGAGCTACAGCAGGTCGTTGATAAATTCAACGCCATGCTTAACGATTTGGTGAGCGAATCATTCAAAGATCTTTCAGAATCAACAACTCGCCTAAATCAATGGCAGCATGACTACAAAGGTGTAATCGAGAAAAACCAGTCACAGCTAGCTGACACAATCACGCATGTCGACAAATTGATATCGTTGCTTGAAGATTCGGTTGCAAGAATCAAGGAGTTCGATGTTACCCTTAAAAGCATTGACTCAAGCCTTTCTACAATCTCTACTTCGAGCACAGAACTTGACGAGCACACAAAGATGATTTCCAGCAATAACATGCTTCTTGAGTCTTCTATGCGTTCTATTCGTGATATTGGTGTTGAAGCATCAAAAGTTGTACCCGAGATTTCATCCAAGATGAACCTGCTTATCGATGAGATAAAAATTCTTCAAAACAACACAACCAGCTTTGTTGACAGAACAACAAAAAACCTTGAGGATAGTATCAGATTGATAATTGCTACCTTGTCAGACAACCAAGAAACCTTGCACAAGGCGACCAATGACTTTGTCTCATCAACAACAAATGAGTTGAAGAATAATTTTGAAACTCTGTCGATCCATACGAAAGACAATATACAGGCCATCGAAAAATCTCTTGAAGAAGAGTTGACCAAATCTTTGAATTCGCTTGCCGGAGCGCTGACCGCGTTATCAAACCAGTTTGTTTCCGACTACACACCTCTCACGGAACGCCTCCGTGAAGTGATCAAGCTCGCGGAGAACAGCAATGCTAACCGGAACTAGCGACAAGACAGAGGAGTATTGGCCCTCTATCTCTGACCTAATGTCAGGTTTGATGCTTGTATTTTTATTGATAGCTATTGCATACATGCACAACGTCGAAGAAGGGCAAAAGCGCATAAAAAAAGTTGCTGTGGCGTATCAGGAGACGCAAGTTAGCTTATATAACAAACTTATGGAAGAATTTGACAAAGACCTTCCAAAATGGAAGGCTCGGATCGATAAAGAAACACTGTCTGTCCAATTTATGGAGCCGGAAGTCCTGTTTCACACAGGCAGCTTTGAAGTTACAGACTCCTTCAAAGCAATCCTTGACGACTTTTTTCCTCGCTACCTCCGTATAATATTTGCCAAAGAATATGAAGAAAGTATTGATGAAATCAGGATAGAGGGACACACATCATCAGAATGGGGAAACGGCGAAACGCCACAGCATATTGCATATTTTAATAATATGAACCTATCTCAAGACAGAACTCGGTCTGTTCTTCAGTATTGCTTCAGCATAATTGATGACGCTGGATTAGAAGCAAAGATGCGCAAGCATATTACAGCAAACGGTTTGTCTTCAAGTCGCTTGGTCCTAGACAGTGAAGGGCGCGAGCAGAAACAACTCTCGCGTCGAGTAGAATTCCGTACGCGTACAAACGCAGAACAGAAAATTGTAGAGATACTAGAGCAGTTTGAAAAATGAATCTTCCTGACTACCTTAGGTGCGTAGAAATAAAAGAACTCCTTTTGAAAATGGGAATACATAGTATTCCAGATCTTAAGCCTGTAGTTTTTGAACGAGAAGTATCTTCGACTAAAACTGTGGAAATACAAAATCCTCAACTTGCTTTTGCAGAAAAACTCAAACTTGAAGCTGTCGCGCTTGATCAAGTTGATGTCGCCATCGGAAAAGATGGAATAATTGAAGTCAACGGCATAAAAGCGTGTGCTTACATTAAGAAACAAAAACAAGGCGTGAACCGCTACAATAAAACGTCTACATACCGCTATCACCTGTGCAAATGTCAAACAATCGAAGGCATGATTGCTAGCGGGAGAAAAGATAGATATGTTTCTACGACGCGAAGCGATGGAACGTTTCCCGTCATCGATCAATCTGTTTACCCCGCCTGTGAGATCGAAGTCACACTTGAGTTATGCAAGAATTGCAAAATTTTACTAGAAAGCAAAGGGATGATGCCAAAGCCTTATTCTTTAAAAGTTTTTTTTGATAGATTTCAGCCTGAGATTCCTTCAAAAATAAGAAAAACAGAGCAAGTTATTGTCAAAGAGCCTTATGCCCCAAACCACCGAGAAATTGCAGATCGATACAAAGAGCAAGCGAATTTCATATGCCAAATTTGTGGGGTTGACGGAAGCTCAAAGCGCTTTTGCATTCACCTTCACCACAAAGACGGAGATGGAAACAATAACAACAACTCCAACCTTAGCGTTCTCTGCACAGACTGCCACTCCAAGCAGCCCCATCACCCTCATATGCTAAAGAACCCTACGTTTGTAATGCAAATACAAGAGATTAAAATATTGAGAAGAGAACAAGGTATTCCGCAACTTGGCTAGACTGGCGCATGCGGTAAAGATTGTCCTGAAATGCGGCGAAACCCTCCTTTCGCCGTCCCACCCGAGCCGTTGCCGCACCCTCCAGGCCGCGCCCTGCGCGCGAAAGGAGTTGTTCCGCATGAGACTCGTGACCAGAGCGGATTTCGACGGCCTGGCCTGCGGCGTTCTCCTCAAGGAGATCGGCCTGGTGGACAACTGGCTCTCCGTGCACCCAAAGGACGTGCAGGACGGCCGGTATCCAGGCGATCCGGACGACATTGTGGCCAACGTGCCCTACATCCCCGGCTGCGGCTACTGGTTCGACCATCATTCAAGCGAGGATCTGCGCCTGCCCAAGGGGCTGGTCTTCAGAGGCGCGTCCAGGCCCGCAAAAAGCTGCGCGCGCATCGTCTGGGAGTATTTCGGCGGCCACGCCCGTTTCGGCGGCAAGTTCGACGAGATGCTTGAGCATGTGGACCGCGTGGATTCGGGCGAACTGACCCGCGAGGAGATCGAGCGGCCCCAAGGCTGGATTCTGCTCGGCTTCATCATGGACCCCCGCACCGGCCTCGCCTACCACAAGCAGTTCACCATCTCCAACTACCAGCTCATGGAAGATCTCATCGACTACTGCCGCGAGATGCCCATCGAGGAGATCCTCGCCCAGCGCGACGTGCGCGAGCGCGTGGAGCATTATTTCGCGCTCCAGGAGCGGTTTCGGGAGATGCTTCTGGCCCGGGCGCGGCGGGAGGGAAACGTGCTGGTCCTGGACCTGCGCGGCCAGGACCCCATCCATCCGGGCAACCGCTTCCTGATGTACGCCCTCTTCCCCGAGCCCGACGTCTCCATCCAGGTGACGCCCGGCAAAAAGGACAAGAACACCGTGTTCAGCGTGGGCCACTCGATCCTGAACCGGACCTGCGAAACGGACGTGGGCGCGCTGATGCTGCGCTACGGCGGCGGCGGGCATCGCCAGGCAGGCACCTGCCAGGTGGGGAACGGCGACGCGGACCGGGTGCTCGGAGAACTGATCGCGGCCCTGCGGACCGAATAAGACGCGACGGGGAAAGAATCAGGCGGTCTGGTCGGAAGACGGCGGCAGGACGCTTGCGGCCGCGACGCGGTTGCGCCCGGTCCGCTTGGCCTCGTAGAGTGCCGCGTCGGCGCGCGCGAGCGCGTCCTCAAGCGGCGAGGAGCCGAACTCCACGTCCTCGGCCAGCCGCGCCACGCCGATGGACAGCGTGCAGGCAAGCGTCTCGCGGCCAAGCGGCAGCGGGCACATCTGCACGCGCTCCCGAATGCGCTCGGCCAGAAGCACCGCCTGCGCCTCGTCCGCGCTCGGCGCGAGAATGCAGAACTCCTCGCCGCCGATGCGGGCCAGAACGTCGGAGCCGCGCACCGTCTCGGCCATGATACCGGACACGTGCCTGAGCAGGGCGTCGCCCGTCTGATGGCCATGCGTGTCGTTGACCTTCTTGAAGTGGTCGATGTCGAGCATCAGGGCCGCGAGCGGCTGCCCGCTGCGCATGTGCCGCGCCACCAGCCG
The sequence above is a segment of the Alkalidesulfovibrio alkalitolerans DSM 16529 genome. Coding sequences within it:
- a CDS encoding phosphotransacetylase family protein; the protein is MAGLYVGATAGYSGKNMIALGIGLWLQKNNRKVGYLKPVGAMPVERNGAWGDEDAFFMQEVLGLDQDPALVTPVLVTEEFKAKAFSGQCQDLMSSIRHSYETLSKGKDVTLVAGSGSMYSGKYCNVDGVSVVKDLGIQAIVIDRFEKELKYDYLAVMRERLGDQLLGVVLNDVPKTYMDELKTLLVPFLERIGVKVLGVIPRDPLLGAIKVVDLAHRLGGKVISAHAKADRVVENFLIGTMQVENFLTHFKKHRNSAIIVGGDRSDVQLVALEGDCPCLILTGNLYPNEIILTRSEVLEIPIIIVREDTFSVAKKMETLLSRHKFRDAVKIKQGAEVVAANVDLAYIREKLGI
- a CDS encoding MotA/TolQ/ExbB proton channel family protein encodes the protein MPNDWTSLFTPVNNVFFILILVCLGGGLLHGGKSRGRLVSSLPSIAISIGILGTFYGISIGLMKFDESDISNSIPQLIGGMKTAFATSLLGMFASISLKAYYSRQDDKNIGGSENPIDCLRNIEKAIVSCFKSEEEYSLVSQVKLIRQELIDSRRETKAAFQDFADHFSKMASESLVKELQQVVDKFNAMLNDLVSESFKDLSESTTRLNQWQHDYKGVIEKNQSQLADTITHVDKLISLLEDSVARIKEFDVTLKSIDSSLSTISTSSTELDEHTKMISSNNMLLESSMRSIRDIGVEASKVVPEISSKMNLLIDEIKILQNNTTSFVDRTTKNLEDSIRLIIATLSDNQETLHKATNDFVSSTTNELKNNFETLSIHTKDNIQAIEKSLEEELTKSLNSLAGALTALSNQFVSDYTPLTERLREVIKLAENSNANRN
- a CDS encoding OmpA family protein; amino-acid sequence: MLTGTSDKTEEYWPSISDLMSGLMLVFLLIAIAYMHNVEEGQKRIKKVAVAYQETQVSLYNKLMEEFDKDLPKWKARIDKETLSVQFMEPEVLFHTGSFEVTDSFKAILDDFFPRYLRIIFAKEYEESIDEIRIEGHTSSEWGNGETPQHIAYFNNMNLSQDRTRSVLQYCFSIIDDAGLEAKMRKHITANGLSSSRLVLDSEGREQKQLSRRVEFRTRTNAEQKIVEILEQFEK
- a CDS encoding HNH nuclease encodes the protein MNLPDYLRCVEIKELLLKMGIHSIPDLKPVVFEREVSSTKTVEIQNPQLAFAEKLKLEAVALDQVDVAIGKDGIIEVNGIKACAYIKKQKQGVNRYNKTSTYRYHLCKCQTIEGMIASGRKDRYVSTTRSDGTFPVIDQSVYPACEIEVTLELCKNCKILLESKGMMPKPYSLKVFFDRFQPEIPSKIRKTEQVIVKEPYAPNHREIADRYKEQANFICQICGVDGSSKRFCIHLHHKDGDGNNNNNSNLSVLCTDCHSKQPHHPHMLKNPTFVMQIQEIKILRREQGIPQLG